One Oscillospiraceae bacterium genomic region harbors:
- a CDS encoding ABC transporter ATP-binding protein/permease: MSTKPHKTGNGALMRRFLPYLIKYKGVLFFDLFCAALTTLCDIALPTIMRTLTNTVSAAALTVDTVLRMAALYFVLRIIDGAASYFMSGIGHIMGVHIETDMRRDAFDHLLRLDHTYYNNTKVGQIMGRITNDLFDVTEFAHHCPEEFFIAGIKIVASFVILCQASIPLTLIVFACVPLMGVVSVKLNHKLRERFRQQRFQIGELNATIEDSLLGQRVVKAFAAEDLEREKFEQGNREFEKIKTLGYHAMAAFNTSTRMFDGLMYFVVILAGGLSLVYGAISAGDLVAYVLYVSTLIATIRRIVEFAEQFQRGMTGIERFAEIMDTPIAIADKPDAKPLEVKQGGIEFKDVSFEYPDDHNQVLHHVNLTIRPGESLALVGPSGGGKTTLCNLIPRFYDVTGGAVLVDGQDVRAVQLHSLRQAIGVVQQDVYLFSGTVAENIAYGRPGATRAEIEEAARLAGADGFVRALKNGYDTYVGERGVKLSGGQKQRLAIARVFLKNPPILLLDEATSALDNESEILVGQSLDKLAKGRTTLTIAHRLTTIKNADRILVLGKDGIEEEGSHEELLAKKGIYYRLWNGLVSGQTL, from the coding sequence ATGTCTACCAAGCCCCACAAGACCGGCAACGGCGCGTTGATGCGCCGGTTTCTGCCCTACCTTATTAAGTACAAGGGTGTACTGTTTTTTGATTTGTTTTGCGCGGCGCTGACAACGCTGTGCGATATTGCCCTGCCTACCATCATGCGCACGCTGACCAACACGGTCTCGGCCGCCGCGCTGACGGTGGATACCGTGCTGCGGATGGCGGCACTGTACTTTGTACTGCGCATCATCGACGGCGCGGCCAGCTACTTTATGTCCGGCATCGGGCATATCATGGGTGTGCATATCGAGACCGACATGCGCCGCGACGCCTTTGACCATCTGCTGCGGCTGGACCATACCTATTATAATAATACCAAAGTCGGCCAGATCATGGGCCGCATCACCAACGATCTGTTTGACGTGACCGAGTTCGCCCACCACTGCCCCGAGGAGTTCTTTATTGCGGGCATCAAGATCGTAGCATCCTTTGTGATTTTGTGCCAGGCCAGTATTCCGCTGACGCTCATCGTGTTTGCCTGCGTGCCGCTGATGGGCGTTGTGTCGGTCAAACTCAACCACAAACTGCGGGAGCGGTTCCGCCAGCAGCGGTTCCAGATCGGAGAGCTGAATGCGACGATTGAGGACAGCCTGCTGGGCCAGCGCGTGGTCAAAGCCTTTGCGGCCGAGGACCTGGAGCGGGAAAAGTTCGAGCAGGGCAACCGTGAATTTGAAAAGATCAAAACGCTGGGCTATCATGCCATGGCGGCGTTCAATACTTCCACCCGGATGTTTGACGGCCTGATGTACTTTGTGGTGATCCTGGCGGGCGGCCTTTCGCTGGTGTACGGGGCCATCAGTGCCGGAGACCTGGTGGCCTATGTGCTGTATGTGTCCACGTTGATTGCTACCATTCGACGCATCGTCGAGTTTGCCGAGCAGTTCCAGCGCGGCATGACCGGCATCGAGCGCTTTGCGGAAATTATGGATACGCCCATTGCCATTGCCGATAAGCCCGATGCCAAACCGCTGGAAGTGAAGCAGGGCGGCATTGAGTTTAAGGATGTCAGCTTTGAGTATCCCGACGACCACAACCAGGTGCTGCACCACGTCAACCTGACTATCCGTCCGGGCGAGAGCCTGGCGCTGGTTGGCCCCAGCGGCGGCGGTAAGACCACACTGTGCAACCTGATCCCGCGCTTTTACGATGTGACCGGCGGCGCGGTGCTGGTGGACGGGCAGGATGTGCGGGCTGTGCAGCTGCACAGCCTGCGGCAAGCCATTGGTGTGGTGCAGCAGGATGTGTATCTGTTCAGCGGCACGGTGGCGGAGAATATCGCCTACGGCCGCCCCGGCGCGACCCGCGCTGAAATTGAAGAAGCCGCCCGCCTGGCTGGGGCTGACGGCTTTGTGCGTGCGCTGAAAAACGGCTATGACACCTATGTGGGCGAGCGCGGTGTGAAACTTTCCGGCGGGCAGAAACAGCGGTTGGCCATTGCGCGGGTGTTCTTGAAGAACCCACCGATCTTACTGCTGGATGAAGCCACCAGCGCACTGGACAACGAAAGTGAGATCCTCGTTGGCCAAAGCCTTGACAAGTTAGCCAAAGGCCGCACGACACTGACCATTGCCCACCGCCTGACGACTATTAAAAATGCAGACCGTATTCTGGTTTTGGGCAAGGATGGCATTGAGGAAGAAGGCAGCCACGAGGAATTGCTGGCGAAGAAGGGCATTTATTACCGCCTATGGAATGGATTAGTCAGCGGTCAGACATTATAA
- a CDS encoding SGNH/GDSL hydrolase family protein: MKCTAALAGVLALAMLLTGCKKPVDTVAATAETAESAATDETAATPNPVEALPASVTVGTVLPKTEAAGRSYIDETLFIGDSNTARYLMYADETGTAFTTLANNIGVVSMGAGAITTLKCEQFSGSSTMYTVPDAVAMLKPKRIIICYGTNNLGGSSTDATSFISTYLKGLKAIETAWPYCDIIVSAIPPLDKQRENTNLTMTQVDAYNAALIQMCEENGYKFLNSAEALRDDATGWAKTDYTLSDGVHLSKTAVTEYFTYVRTHAYVTEDRRPQPLGNIPTPVGPPVNLISQDPIAVRGAKVPLEFVATNGGKISGSASQLVKKGTTASAVTAVPDDGFVFAGWTSSTGASYSSETLSFTMPSDANAGGVVLTAHFTADEHEHNYVEIEGTKVAATCLTDGTCQYKCTICGEIIEETTYALGHDWDEGTTYSDAIVYTCKRCGEQKKEQIVHMHNYQLVSETMATCISEGKRTYQCSCGDEYTESVPATGHNWKETERHAPTYEQDGWIHYECTNAGCGEWYDEVLPKLQPTPTPPPDSNSSSSTVNPGDSSGEESSTSYTEESETFE; encoded by the coding sequence ATGAAGTGTACTGCCGCGTTGGCCGGTGTGCTGGCCCTGGCGATGCTTCTGACGGGCTGCAAGAAACCTGTGGATACCGTTGCCGCTACGGCGGAGACAGCCGAATCCGCCGCAACGGACGAAACCGCTGCCACACCAAACCCGGTGGAGGCGCTGCCAGCCTCGGTGACGGTGGGCACGGTGCTGCCCAAGACCGAGGCTGCCGGGCGCAGTTATATCGATGAGACGCTTTTTATCGGTGACTCCAACACCGCACGTTACCTGATGTACGCTGATGAGACCGGCACGGCCTTTACCACGCTGGCCAACAACATCGGCGTGGTCAGCATGGGGGCAGGGGCCATCACCACGCTGAAGTGCGAGCAGTTCAGCGGCTCGTCCACCATGTACACGGTGCCGGACGCCGTGGCGATGCTGAAGCCCAAACGCATCATCATCTGCTATGGCACGAACAATCTGGGCGGGTCGTCCACCGATGCAACATCGTTTATCTCTACTTATTTAAAGGGACTGAAAGCCATTGAAACGGCCTGGCCCTACTGCGACATCATCGTCAGCGCCATCCCGCCGCTGGACAAGCAACGGGAAAACACCAACCTGACCATGACCCAGGTGGATGCCTACAACGCAGCGCTGATCCAGATGTGCGAGGAAAACGGCTACAAGTTCCTGAACAGCGCCGAGGCACTGCGGGACGATGCCACCGGCTGGGCCAAGACAGATTATACCCTTTCGGACGGCGTGCATCTTTCCAAGACGGCTGTGACCGAATATTTCACCTATGTACGCACCCACGCTTATGTGACGGAGGACCGCCGCCCGCAGCCGCTGGGGAACATTCCCACCCCGGTTGGCCCGCCGGTAAACCTGATTTCCCAGGACCCCATCGCCGTGCGCGGCGCCAAGGTACCGCTGGAATTTGTGGCCACCAACGGTGGCAAAATTTCCGGCTCGGCCAGCCAGCTGGTCAAAAAAGGTACGACGGCTTCGGCTGTGACGGCTGTTCCTGACGACGGCTTTGTATTTGCGGGATGGACTTCCAGCACCGGGGCCAGCTACAGCAGCGAGACCCTCAGCTTTACGATGCCCAGCGACGCCAACGCGGGCGGTGTGGTGCTGACGGCCCACTTTACCGCCGACGAACACGAGCACAACTACGTGGAGATCGAGGGCACCAAAGTGGCCGCCACCTGCCTGACTGACGGCACCTGCCAGTACAAGTGCACCATCTGCGGTGAGATCATTGAGGAAACGACTTACGCCCTGGGTCATGACTGGGACGAGGGCACTACCTACAGCGATGCCATTGTGTACACCTGCAAGCGCTGCGGCGAGCAGAAGAAAGAGCAGATTGTGCACATGCACAACTACCAGTTGGTCAGCGAGACAATGGCCACCTGCATCAGCGAGGGCAAGCGCACCTACCAGTGCAGCTGCGGCGATGAGTACACCGAGAGCGTGCCTGCTACCGGGCATAACTGGAAAGAAACGGAACGGCATGCGCCTACGTATGAGCAGGACGGTTGGATTCATTATGAGTGCACCAATGCCGGATGCGGTGAATGGTACGATGAGGTATTGCCGAAGCTGCAGCCTACGCCTACGCCGCCCCCGGATTCCAATTCTTCGAGTTCCACAGTAAATCCAGGTGATTCTTCGGGCGAGGAATCTTCCACCTCGTATACTGAGGAATCGGAAACGTTTGAATAA
- a CDS encoding oligosaccharide flippase family protein, translated as MARRKTYLQNAALLTACGLVLRVLGMGFRVVLSSYLGGEGMGLYQLILAVYMVFVSLATAGINVASARLAAQSLARGRGMAATLRGLCGTALLFGCCAMLLQVLLAEPAARYLLHDTRAILSLQILAPSLPFMAAAGAVRGCFLAARRVHPNVIAQLIEQIIRMAIAIAALRVLAQWGAGYGCAAVVLGSTVSEGISCALMFAFAAKTPEFARRADEPLQPYTQKELYAIVLPVEGSRLLASGLQAVESSLIPYTLALYTGSRADAMAQYGSLKGMALPLLFFPFSVLSALSGLLMPEITRAHTKGDTDATRRLVFTMLKVTGAFSLAAGTGFVLFGAPLAGFIYRDVEVGEYVRILGFVAPFMYLESMVDGVLKGLGEQLATFYYSLADSIFRIAAIWLLLPRYGMAAFLGIMITSNLFTFTLNLTRMLHCIQKPPPKKEAA; from the coding sequence ATGGCACGGCGCAAGACCTATCTGCAAAACGCCGCCCTGCTCACCGCCTGCGGGCTGGTGCTGCGGGTGCTGGGCATGGGTTTCCGGGTGGTGCTGTCGTCCTACCTGGGCGGCGAGGGCATGGGCCTGTACCAGCTGATTTTAGCGGTGTACATGGTATTCGTCTCGCTGGCCACGGCGGGTATCAATGTAGCCTCGGCCCGGCTGGCGGCACAAAGCCTGGCCCGGGGGCGGGGCATGGCGGCTACCCTGCGGGGGCTTTGCGGTACAGCCCTGCTGTTTGGCTGCTGCGCCATGCTGCTGCAAGTGCTGCTGGCCGAGCCTGCCGCCCGGTATCTCCTCCACGATACCCGCGCCATTTTGTCTTTGCAGATTTTAGCCCCCAGCCTGCCCTTTATGGCGGCGGCCGGGGCGGTGCGCGGCTGCTTTTTGGCGGCACGCCGGGTACACCCGAATGTCATTGCTCAGCTGATCGAACAGATCATCCGCATGGCAATCGCCATCGCCGCACTGCGTGTGCTGGCCCAATGGGGTGCAGGCTACGGCTGTGCCGCCGTAGTACTGGGCAGCACGGTCAGCGAGGGCATCTCCTGCGCCCTCATGTTCGCCTTTGCCGCCAAAACGCCGGAGTTTGCCCGCCGCGCCGATGAGCCTCTGCAGCCCTACACCCAAAAGGAGCTGTACGCCATCGTCCTGCCGGTGGAGGGCAGTCGCCTGCTGGCCAGCGGTCTGCAGGCCGTCGAGAGCAGCCTGATTCCCTACACGTTAGCGCTCTACACCGGCAGCCGGGCCGACGCCATGGCCCAGTACGGCAGTCTGAAAGGCATGGCGCTGCCGCTGCTGTTCTTCCCATTCTCGGTACTTTCGGCCTTGTCCGGGCTGTTGATGCCGGAGATCACCCGCGCCCACACCAAAGGCGACACCGACGCCACCCGCCGGCTGGTGTTTACGATGCTCAAGGTCACCGGTGCCTTCTCGCTGGCGGCGGGGACCGGGTTCGTGCTGTTCGGTGCGCCCCTTGCCGGCTTTATCTATCGCGACGTCGAGGTAGGGGAGTATGTGCGCATTTTAGGCTTTGTCGCGCCGTTCATGTATTTGGAAAGCATGGTGGACGGCGTGCTGAAAGGGTTAGGGGAACAGCTGGCCACATTCTACTATTCGCTGGCGGATTCCATCTTCCGTATCGCCGCCATCTGGCTGCTGCTGCCGCGCTACGGCATGGCGGCATTCCTCGGCATCATGATTACCTCCAACCTGTTCACCTTCACGTTAAACCTGACCCGCATGCTGCACTGCATACAAAAACCGCCCCCTAAAAAGGAGGCGGCTTGA
- a CDS encoding helix-turn-helix domain-containing protein, which produces MEIKLAESIRTFRKERSLTQEQLAEVLGVTVGAVYKWEAGLSTPELPLIVEMADFFDTSIDVLLGYILKDNRIDATARRLRHCQRVKDLNGLEEAEKALKKYPNSFIIVYRSAMLYQALGLYKRDNAKLRRALELLEKARPLLHQNTNPRISEQTLYVAMAEISQDLEDDERALELFRQHNTDGLYSDCIGMILAKDAKRAQEALPYLSESLLIHEAALVRTVMGYLNLFLNSRDYAQAQALLAWALPIFTAMPRPECTSFMDKINSVFYLFQAHVLLKTGQPEEARTSAEEAHRLAVRFDAAPSYAADTIRFAMPGEDSTVNDDLGETAAQAAQNALKQMDDPQTTALWQELCGAR; this is translated from the coding sequence ATGGAGATCAAACTTGCCGAATCCATCCGCACTTTCCGCAAAGAGCGCAGCCTGACCCAGGAGCAGTTGGCCGAAGTGCTGGGTGTCACCGTGGGTGCCGTCTACAAATGGGAAGCAGGCCTGTCCACGCCGGAACTGCCGCTGATCGTGGAAATGGCCGACTTTTTCGATACGTCCATCGATGTCCTGCTGGGCTACATCTTAAAGGACAACCGCATCGATGCCACCGCCCGGCGCCTGCGGCACTGCCAGCGCGTCAAGGACTTGAACGGTCTGGAAGAAGCCGAAAAGGCACTGAAAAAGTATCCCAATTCGTTTATCATCGTCTACCGCAGTGCCATGCTGTATCAGGCACTTGGACTGTACAAACGGGACAACGCCAAACTGCGCCGCGCCCTGGAACTGCTGGAAAAAGCCCGTCCGCTTCTGCACCAGAATACCAACCCCCGCATCAGCGAGCAAACGCTCTACGTTGCTATGGCGGAAATCAGCCAGGACTTGGAGGATGACGAACGCGCCCTGGAGCTTTTCCGGCAGCACAACACCGACGGCCTCTATAGCGACTGCATCGGCATGATTCTGGCCAAGGATGCCAAGCGCGCCCAGGAGGCCCTGCCGTACCTGTCCGAATCCCTGCTCATCCACGAGGCCGCGCTGGTGCGCACCGTGATGGGCTACCTGAATCTATTCCTGAACAGCCGCGACTATGCCCAGGCACAGGCGTTGCTTGCCTGGGCGCTGCCGATCTTCACCGCTATGCCCCGCCCGGAATGCACCAGCTTTATGGATAAGATCAACTCGGTCTTTTACCTGTTCCAGGCGCACGTCCTGCTCAAAACCGGCCAACCGGAGGAAGCCAGAACATCCGCCGAGGAAGCCCACCGCCTGGCCGTGCGGTTTGATGCCGCGCCCAGCTACGCCGCCGATACCATCCGCTTTGCCATGCCCGGCGAGGACTCCACCGTCAACGACGATCTGGGAGAGACCGCTGCCCAGGCCGCCCAGAACGCTCTGAAGCAGATGGATGACCCGCAGACGACCGCCCTCTGGCAGGAGTTGTGCGGTGCCCGCTGA
- the mscL gene encoding large conductance mechanosensitive channel protein MscL, with amino-acid sequence MKKFWEEFKAFALKGNMMDMAIGVIIGGAFSTLVTSLTDNLISPILGILGKVNFDAMMWDVFGDGKLVFKYGAFITAVINFLIMAFVLFLIVKGMNKLMDMGKKEEAPAEPEAPAAPTQEELLASILEELKKQNGEKSA; translated from the coding sequence ATGAAAAAGTTTTGGGAAGAATTTAAAGCCTTTGCCCTGAAGGGCAACATGATGGACATGGCCATCGGTGTTATCATCGGCGGTGCGTTCTCTACGCTGGTCACTTCTCTGACCGACAACCTCATCAGCCCCATCCTGGGCATTTTGGGCAAGGTGAACTTTGATGCAATGATGTGGGACGTCTTCGGTGATGGCAAGCTGGTATTCAAGTATGGTGCCTTTATTACCGCCGTCATCAATTTCCTGATCATGGCATTTGTGCTGTTCCTGATCGTGAAAGGCATGAACAAGCTGATGGACATGGGCAAGAAGGAAGAAGCGCCTGCCGAACCGGAGGCACCGGCTGCCCCCACCCAGGAAGAGCTGCTGGCCAGCATCCTGGAGGAGCTGAAGAAGCAGAACGGGGAGAAGTCGGCGTAA
- a CDS encoding Mrp/NBP35 family ATP-binding protein has protein sequence MSEECTHDCSSCKANCDHRAPEHEAPHPKSRICKVIGVVSGKGGVGKSMTSAMLAVSMRRLGYKAGVLDADITGPSIPRLFGVKGPATGDGESINPVCSRTGVEIMSINLLLDDPEAPVVWRGPVIAGAVKQFWQEVVWDVDFLFVDMPPGTGDVPLTVFQTLPVDGIVIVSSPQELVGMIVGKAVQMAQMMNVPILGLVENMSYALCPDCGKHINVFGDSHVDEIGAKYKVPVLAKMPIDPELAKEADAGMIEMYAGDYLDGAAQAVAKLLK, from the coding sequence ATGAGTGAAGAATGTACCCATGATTGCAGCAGCTGCAAGGCAAACTGCGATCACCGTGCCCCCGAACATGAGGCGCCGCACCCGAAAAGCCGCATCTGCAAGGTCATCGGCGTCGTTTCCGGCAAGGGCGGTGTTGGCAAAAGCATGACCAGCGCCATGCTGGCTGTTTCGATGCGCCGCCTGGGCTATAAAGCCGGCGTGCTGGATGCTGATATTACCGGCCCCTCCATCCCCCGCCTGTTTGGCGTGAAGGGCCCTGCCACCGGAGACGGCGAGAGCATCAATCCTGTCTGCAGCCGCACCGGTGTTGAGATCATGAGCATCAACCTGCTGCTGGATGACCCCGAGGCCCCTGTGGTATGGCGCGGCCCCGTGATTGCCGGTGCTGTTAAGCAGTTCTGGCAGGAAGTCGTGTGGGATGTAGACTTCCTGTTTGTGGATATGCCCCCGGGAACTGGCGATGTGCCGCTGACCGTGTTCCAGACGCTGCCGGTGGACGGTATCGTTATCGTCTCCAGCCCGCAGGAGCTGGTGGGCATGATTGTAGGCAAGGCCGTGCAGATGGCCCAGATGATGAACGTGCCCATCCTGGGACTGGTCGAGAACATGAGCTATGCCCTGTGCCCTGACTGCGGCAAGCATATCAATGTGTTCGGTGACAGCCATGTGGATGAGATCGGCGCCAAGTACAAGGTGCCCGTGCTGGCCAAGATGCCCATTGACCCCGAGCTGGCCAAGGAGGCTGACGCCGGTATGATCGAGATGTACGCTGGCGATTATCTGGACGGCGCTGCCCAGGCCGTGGCCAAACTGCTGAAGTAA
- a CDS encoding ABC transporter ATP-binding protein/permease, with the protein MPADTITRQLRGSFYRGNRLAFVLAAAGALIGAVFNLIISWLMQQLIDTAAGTPGALPFRILVRACGGFFLLLFCGSALVYCAKTRFLATAMKQYKNCAVTQLTQKSVPDFQRRPSAAYLSALTNDAATIEADYLTQQFTLIQKLFCFAGALSLMLTYSLPLTLVAIVLSMLPFAVSMAAGNRLSDAACRVSDRNRDFTAFLSDYLNGFPVIRSFRAEDEINQRFASENHRLEQQKCTRLKLQTLLESAGSFTGITAQLGIFLLGTWLARTGRGVTPGVVIAFVNLMNFIIEPIAALPSLLAARKAALALVQKLADSLAGQTAQPGGQPLPRLMQQIELAHAGYRYTPGKPVLQDLSATLKAGKAYAVVGASGGGKSTLLRLLHIPDDNTSGQVLFDGIDIRRLTPESLNGLVSVVQQNVFVFNASIRDNITMFSAFQQETLDEVIRRAHLEELVARRGLDALCGEGGCELSGGEKQRIAIARALLKQSSILLADEATAALDAQTAHEITQDILSLTGITRVVVTHRLEASLLECYDEIFVLKDGRIAETGTFAELVQHGGYFSAMYKLAH; encoded by the coding sequence GTGCCCGCTGATACCATCACCCGCCAGCTGCGCGGGTCGTTTTACCGCGGCAACCGGCTGGCCTTTGTGCTGGCCGCTGCCGGGGCGTTGATAGGGGCCGTGTTCAACCTCATAATCTCCTGGCTGATGCAGCAGCTCATCGATACAGCCGCCGGTACGCCGGGGGCACTGCCTTTCCGCATCCTTGTCCGGGCCTGCGGCGGGTTCTTCCTTTTGCTTTTCTGCGGTTCGGCACTTGTCTACTGCGCAAAGACGCGCTTTCTGGCCACGGCTATGAAGCAGTACAAAAACTGCGCCGTGACCCAGCTGACGCAAAAAAGCGTGCCGGATTTCCAGCGCCGGCCCTCAGCCGCCTACCTCTCGGCCCTGACCAACGACGCCGCCACCATCGAGGCCGACTACCTGACCCAGCAGTTTACCCTCATCCAAAAGCTGTTCTGCTTCGCCGGGGCGCTGTCCCTGATGCTGACCTATTCGCTGCCTTTAACGCTGGTAGCCATTGTGTTGTCGATGCTGCCTTTTGCCGTGTCGATGGCGGCAGGGAACAGGCTCTCGGATGCCGCCTGCCGGGTCTCGGACCGTAACCGGGATTTTACGGCGTTTTTGTCGGATTACTTAAACGGCTTTCCCGTCATCCGCAGTTTCCGCGCTGAGGATGAGATCAATCAGCGCTTTGCCTCCGAGAATCACCGCTTAGAGCAGCAGAAATGCACCCGCCTGAAGCTGCAAACGCTGCTGGAGTCCGCCGGTTCTTTTACCGGCATCACGGCGCAGCTGGGCATCTTTCTGCTGGGTACCTGGCTAGCGCGTACCGGCCGGGGCGTCACGCCCGGCGTCGTCATCGCCTTTGTCAATTTGATGAACTTCATCATCGAGCCTATCGCCGCATTGCCCAGCCTGCTGGCCGCACGCAAGGCCGCGCTGGCCCTGGTGCAAAAGCTGGCCGACAGCCTGGCGGGGCAAACTGCGCAGCCGGGCGGCCAACCCTTGCCGCGGCTGATGCAGCAAATCGAATTGGCGCATGCCGGCTACCGCTACACACCAGGCAAGCCTGTGCTGCAGGACCTTTCCGCCACGCTGAAAGCAGGCAAAGCCTATGCGGTGGTCGGTGCCAGCGGCGGCGGAAAATCCACGCTGCTGCGCCTGCTGCACATCCCGGACGACAACACCAGCGGTCAGGTGCTTTTTGACGGCATCGACATCCGCCGCCTTACGCCCGAATCGCTGAACGGCCTTGTCTCCGTCGTCCAGCAGAACGTGTTTGTCTTTAACGCCTCCATCCGGGATAATATTACGATGTTCAGTGCTTTCCAGCAGGAGACCCTGGATGAGGTCATCCGCCGCGCCCACCTGGAAGAACTCGTAGCCCGGCGCGGCCTGGATGCCCTTTGCGGCGAAGGCGGGTGCGAGCTTTCCGGCGGCGAAAAGCAGCGCATTGCCATCGCCCGCGCGCTGCTCAAACAATCGTCCATCCTGCTGGCGGACGAAGCCACCGCTGCACTGGACGCTCAGACCGCCCACGAGATCACGCAGGACATCCTGTCCCTCACCGGCATCACCCGCGTGGTGGTGACCCACCGGCTGGAAGCCTCGCTGCTGGAATGTTACGATGAAATTTTTGTCCTAAAAGATGGCCGCATCGCCGAGACCGGCACCTTTGCCGAGCTGGTGCAGCACGGCGGCTATTTCAGTGCCATGTACAAGCTGGCGCATTGA